From a single Streptomyces misionensis genomic region:
- a CDS encoding extracellular solute-binding protein produces the protein MSAHPGGGPARRRTRTVTVVASCLVLLAAAVVLGIRAAGREPTVTLLANWTGRDEGNLRRTVIEPFERKYHVRVDYQGSSAESQVLGADVEAGTPPDVVVLTGPGELADYAGQKQLQPLEGLISREDFSASWATPLTDGHVYWFPLKADLKSIVWYPAGTGERQRRQARDQPAQWCVGMGSGATSGWPGTDWIEDILLQQQGPRTYQAWAGGRLSWRSPEVRKAWTTWGLLMGAGTSDTLLRRTLQTDYGKASAPVAADPRGCTLEHQASFIRTQSDAWKRVDGRYEPSARLIPGATAHDAWEVSGDLVALLHATPQAEQLIRYLASANAQRAWNTAESGFSVHAGAQPAPGAAGPAWHRGLAATLLDRRAAHCFDASDAMPPTVRDAFAEATIDYLAHPGHLETLLTNLDTLTRAPDQTWLPSVCDQVP, from the coding sequence GTGAGCGCGCACCCGGGCGGCGGACCCGCGCGCCGCCGCACCCGTACCGTCACCGTGGTGGCGAGCTGCCTCGTCCTGCTGGCGGCGGCCGTGGTCCTCGGCATCCGCGCCGCCGGCCGGGAGCCGACCGTCACCCTGCTGGCCAACTGGACCGGGCGCGACGAGGGCAACCTGCGGCGGACGGTGATCGAGCCGTTCGAGCGGAAGTACCACGTACGCGTCGACTACCAGGGCAGTTCGGCCGAGAGCCAGGTGCTCGGCGCCGATGTGGAGGCCGGTACGCCGCCGGACGTGGTGGTGCTGACCGGTCCCGGCGAACTCGCCGACTACGCCGGGCAGAAGCAGCTCCAGCCGCTCGAAGGCCTCATTTCCCGCGAGGACTTCAGCGCGTCCTGGGCCACACCGCTCACGGACGGACACGTCTACTGGTTCCCGCTCAAGGCCGACCTCAAGAGCATCGTGTGGTACCCGGCCGGCACCGGCGAGCGGCAGCGCAGGCAGGCCAGGGACCAGCCGGCGCAGTGGTGCGTCGGCATGGGCTCCGGGGCGACCAGCGGATGGCCCGGCACGGACTGGATCGAGGACATCCTGCTCCAGCAGCAGGGCCCGCGCACCTACCAGGCGTGGGCGGGCGGCCGGCTGTCCTGGCGCTCTCCCGAGGTGCGGAAGGCGTGGACGACCTGGGGCCTGCTGATGGGCGCGGGCACCTCCGACACCCTGCTGCGCCGCACCCTGCAGACCGACTACGGGAAGGCGTCGGCGCCGGTCGCCGCGGACCCGCGCGGCTGCACGCTCGAACACCAGGCGTCCTTCATCCGCACCCAGTCCGACGCGTGGAAACGGGTCGACGGCCGCTACGAACCCTCGGCCCGGCTCATCCCCGGCGCCACCGCGCACGACGCCTGGGAGGTCTCCGGCGACCTGGTCGCCCTGCTGCACGCCACCCCGCAGGCCGAGCAGCTGATCCGCTACCTCGCCTCCGCGAACGCCCAACGCGCCTGGAACACCGCGGAGTCGGGCTTCTCGGTGCACGCCGGGGCCCAGCCCGCCCCCGGCGCGGCGGGACCCGCCTGGCACCGGGGCCTCGCCGCGACGCTCCTCGACCGGCGGGCGGCCCACTGCTTCGACGCCTCGGACGCCATGCCGCCCACCGTCCGCGACGCCTTCGCCGAGGCCACCATCGACTACCTGGCCCACCCCGGCCACCTGGAAACCCTTCTCACCAACCTGGACACCCTCACCCGGGCCCCGGACCAGACGTGGCTGCCGTCGGTGTGCGACCAGGTGCCGTGA
- a CDS encoding patatin-like phospholipase family protein — MTEALVLGGGGVGGIAWMTGLLAGLADTGQDVTGAGLLVGTSAGAAVAAQLGSEVGLEELYARQVDPARQAAEIMAELDLEKFTAQIGAALATAASPADLRRAVGRLALGARTVGEPERRAVIESRLPVHAWPERALKIVAVDAESGASRILDRDSGVLLVDAVAASCAVPGVWPPVTIGERRYVDGGIRSVANVDLAAGADHVLVLLPLGAVEPFPSDHPLDRTVADLRERGAEVTLVAPDEASAAAIGPNPLDPATRRPAAEAGRAQGRALRIG; from the coding sequence ATGACCGAGGCGTTGGTGCTGGGTGGCGGCGGGGTGGGCGGGATCGCCTGGATGACCGGGCTGCTCGCGGGGCTCGCGGATACGGGACAGGACGTCACGGGGGCCGGTCTGCTCGTGGGAACCTCGGCCGGGGCGGCCGTCGCGGCCCAACTGGGCAGCGAGGTCGGCCTGGAGGAGCTGTACGCGCGGCAGGTGGACCCCGCCCGGCAGGCCGCGGAGATCATGGCCGAGCTGGACCTGGAGAAGTTCACCGCGCAGATCGGTGCCGCGCTGGCGACGGCCGCCTCCCCGGCCGATCTGCGGCGCGCGGTCGGGCGGCTCGCGCTCGGCGCGCGGACGGTCGGCGAGCCGGAGCGGCGGGCGGTGATCGAGTCCCGGCTGCCGGTCCACGCGTGGCCCGAGCGGGCGCTGAAGATCGTCGCGGTGGACGCGGAGAGCGGCGCGTCGCGGATCCTGGACCGGGACTCGGGGGTCCTCCTGGTGGACGCGGTCGCGGCGAGCTGCGCGGTGCCCGGGGTGTGGCCGCCGGTGACGATCGGCGAGCGCCGCTACGTCGACGGCGGTATCCGCTCCGTCGCCAACGTCGACCTGGCCGCCGGCGCGGACCACGTCCTGGTGCTGCTGCCGCTGGGCGCCGTCGAGCCCTTCCCCAGCGACCATCCCCTGGACCGGACCGTCGCCGACCTGCGGGAGAGGGGCGCCGAGGTCACCCTGGTCGCCCCGGACGAGGCGTCCGCCGCCGCGATCGGTCCGAACCCTCTGGACCCCGCGACCCGCCGCCCGGCGGCGGAGGCGGGCCGGGCGCAGGGGCGGGCGCTGAGGATCGGCTGA
- a CDS encoding LysR family transcriptional regulator encodes MELRQLGYFVAVAEELHFGRAADRLHIVQSAVSQQIQRLERELGAELFDRSPRRVRLTPAGERLLPQARAVLTAAERARAAVAPPAGLRLGTSTGLGTHLDRVLAAFAERAPGVPVELCSLPVGERLARVAAGRLDAAFVRGAEPPSGVRVLPLWSDPLVAAVPAAHPLARAPEIDLSDLAALPLALTPRRNNPALVDLVVGACHAAGFEPVPGPSNGSLQDTLATIGARPLWTVVFASHARVLHTPRVAYVPFRAPGLALSTGLAVPAADPTEHLESLLLACTDHES; translated from the coding sequence ATGGAACTGCGGCAGCTCGGCTATTTCGTCGCCGTCGCCGAGGAGTTGCACTTCGGGCGGGCGGCCGACCGGCTGCACATCGTGCAGTCCGCGGTGAGCCAGCAGATACAGCGGCTGGAACGGGAACTGGGCGCCGAGCTGTTCGACCGCTCGCCGCGCCGGGTGCGGCTGACACCGGCCGGGGAACGGCTGCTGCCACAGGCGCGCGCCGTCCTCACGGCGGCCGAACGGGCCCGCGCCGCCGTGGCACCGCCCGCGGGGCTGCGGCTCGGCACCAGCACCGGCCTCGGCACCCACCTGGACCGGGTGCTCGCCGCGTTCGCCGAGCGGGCCCCCGGCGTCCCGGTGGAGCTGTGCTCGCTGCCGGTCGGGGAACGGCTGGCCCGTGTCGCCGCCGGCCGGCTCGACGCGGCCTTCGTGCGCGGTGCCGAACCCCCGTCCGGCGTGCGGGTGCTGCCCCTGTGGTCCGACCCGCTGGTGGCCGCCGTACCCGCCGCGCACCCGCTCGCCCGTGCCCCGGAGATCGACCTGTCCGACCTGGCCGCGCTGCCCCTCGCGCTCACCCCGCGCCGCAACAACCCCGCCCTCGTGGACCTGGTCGTCGGCGCCTGCCACGCGGCCGGGTTCGAGCCGGTGCCGGGGCCGTCGAACGGCTCCCTCCAGGACACCCTCGCCACCATCGGCGCCCGGCCCCTGTGGACCGTCGTCTTCGCCTCCCACGCGCGCGTGCTGCACACCCCCCGGGTGGCCTACGTCCCCTTCCGCGCCCCCGGCCTCGCCCTGTCCACGGGGCTCGCGGTACCGGCCGCGGACCCCACCGAGCACCTGGAGAGTCTCCTGCTGGCCTGCACCGATCACGAAAGCTGA
- the dmpI gene encoding 4-oxalocrotonate tautomerase DmpI: MDWTPHTRKGGKHRPGQRSSVMPIVTIQQGPRDAELKRDLVKRVTDAFVDAYRIPAESVQVWIHEVPADSWGAAGRLTADK; encoded by the coding sequence GTGGACTGGACCCCGCACACCCGAAAGGGCGGCAAGCACCGCCCGGGACAGAGGAGTTCAGTCATGCCGATCGTCACCATCCAGCAGGGCCCGCGGGACGCCGAGCTGAAGCGTGACCTGGTCAAGCGCGTCACCGACGCCTTCGTGGACGCGTACCGCATCCCCGCCGAGAGCGTGCAGGTGTGGATCCACGAGGTGCCCGCGGACAGCTGGGGCGCGGCGGGACGGCTGACCGCCGACAAGTAG
- a CDS encoding S1 family peptidase: MFGPRRARQTAATVLAGAAAAATALLAAPTASAAPQPIVGGTATTTAAYPFVVQITDAAGSQFCGGTLVAAKKVVTAAHCMAGETTGSVRVVGGRTRLDGTDGTVSRVGRIWVNPDYRDATQGDDVAVLTLSTAMPYKPVSYVSSTQTNVYAPGTTARILGWGTTSENGSSANQLRTATVPVVSDSSCRSSYGSDYVQSDMVCAGYSSGGVDTCQGDSGGPLLIGGVLAGITSWGEGCAEAGYPGVYTRLTTFSDQVTAQVDS; this comes from the coding sequence ATGTTCGGGCCCAGACGTGCCAGACAGACCGCCGCGACCGTGCTGGCCGGCGCCGCCGCGGCGGCGACCGCGCTGCTCGCCGCCCCCACGGCGAGCGCGGCTCCCCAGCCCATCGTCGGCGGTACGGCGACCACCACGGCCGCCTACCCGTTCGTCGTGCAGATCACGGACGCGGCCGGCAGCCAGTTCTGCGGCGGCACCCTGGTGGCCGCCAAGAAGGTGGTGACGGCCGCGCACTGCATGGCCGGCGAGACCACCGGCAGCGTCCGCGTCGTCGGCGGCCGCACCAGGCTCGACGGCACCGACGGCACGGTGAGCCGGGTCGGCAGGATCTGGGTGAACCCGGACTACCGGGACGCGACCCAGGGCGACGACGTGGCCGTGCTGACCCTCTCGACGGCGATGCCGTACAAGCCGGTGTCGTACGTCTCCTCCACCCAGACGAACGTGTACGCGCCGGGCACCACGGCCCGGATCCTCGGCTGGGGCACGACCTCGGAGAACGGCAGCTCCGCCAACCAGCTGCGGACCGCGACCGTGCCGGTCGTGTCCGACTCCAGCTGCCGTTCCTCCTACGGTTCGGACTACGTGCAGTCCGACATGGTGTGCGCCGGATACAGCTCCGGCGGCGTAGACACCTGCCAGGGCGACAGCGGCGGTCCCCTGCTCATCGGGGGCGTCCTGGCAGGGATCACTTCTTGGGGCGAGGGGTGCGCGGAGGCGGGTTACCCGGGTGTCTACACCCGGCTGACCACCTTCTCGGACCAGGTGACCGCACAGGTCGACTCGTGA
- a CDS encoding ATP-binding protein, with protein sequence MTVRRDFQEPARCRSDLVIGREERCAAARAQLASGGSVLLHGSAGIGKSTILRALAEEYASPAHTVLRCSATESESHLPFLALADLLGLVLDDVSPRLPAAQRTALESALTGRGESSLQRDGLALRLAVLSALRALAARGPVLIVADDLQWLDPASAELLGFAARRLGGTPVQLLCAARTEGQESQEYDRHLRSCPPDTLAVRLGPLSHPQVAELLGHRGHGGLPRSTVRDIHRTSDGNPLFALELGRALTESPTPPRPGEPLPVPTSLRALVLSRLDMLSVEARRTLLVASAGARPTLALLHAAGRENAEAECAQAAELGLLATESDTPAVRFAHPLISAALYAEAPAQERRAAHAALSTAASDPIERARHLALATTGADPEVAARLAEAAALARDRGAPSVAAQLGLLAARHTPADGSPSPQERRLTAAEDAITAGEVDLARDIAREVLTRASVPAERVRAWIIVIDTAGHTMAEVDAFFPQALADAGDDPRLLALVHYQLGWRALIVEGDFTAARDAAAHAAELAARGKDRRTELLALAFQAQTETLMGHPEAPRTIKRALREPQDPRVAWHHNGAGSARFRWLVMGDQLAEARATVTGLLREVRRRGSVESEVHFLRGLAETELRAGHCGRALDLARESLRLARDSGIGETASAMLTSLAEASGGDVDRALTLAREAVEHAEGDGDQMYLSRALGALGYAQLVAGDPAGTVRSLRRVRTLELGLGITDPARGRWQGDLAEALVRTGEPAEAQDVIDTAREHALRLGRESVLAVLDRSEALVRAAQGATEAALAQLRSAQDRLGKLGYGLEEARAAFALARLRGRRPGAAAYDEATRLFRRCRALPWLRQVEAALATLDAEPARAVRGTLDALDVLAAMERQVAALVMEGATNREIAARLFISVKTVEATLTRVYRKLGIRSRVDIVRLAAGRRAH encoded by the coding sequence GTGACCGTGCGACGGGACTTCCAGGAGCCTGCGAGATGCCGCTCCGACCTGGTCATAGGCCGCGAGGAGCGGTGCGCCGCCGCCCGCGCCCAACTCGCCTCCGGCGGCAGTGTGCTGCTCCACGGATCGGCCGGAATTGGGAAATCGACCATCCTGCGGGCATTGGCAGAGGAATACGCGTCCCCCGCGCACACCGTGCTGCGCTGCTCGGCGACCGAGTCGGAATCGCACCTTCCCTTCCTCGCCCTCGCCGACCTCCTCGGCCTGGTCCTCGACGACGTCTCCCCGCGGCTGCCCGCCGCCCAGCGCACCGCCCTGGAGTCGGCGCTCACCGGGCGCGGCGAGTCCAGCCTCCAGCGCGACGGCCTCGCCCTGCGCCTCGCGGTGCTGTCCGCGCTGCGCGCGCTCGCCGCCCGCGGCCCGGTGCTGATCGTCGCCGACGATCTCCAGTGGCTGGATCCGGCCAGTGCCGAACTGCTCGGCTTCGCCGCCCGCCGCCTCGGCGGCACCCCGGTCCAACTGCTGTGCGCGGCACGGACCGAGGGACAGGAGAGCCAGGAGTACGACCGCCATCTGCGGTCCTGCCCACCGGACACGCTCGCCGTCCGGCTCGGCCCGCTCTCGCACCCCCAGGTCGCCGAACTGCTCGGCCACCGCGGCCACGGAGGCCTGCCCCGTTCCACGGTCCGCGACATCCACCGCACCAGCGACGGCAACCCGCTGTTCGCGCTCGAACTCGGCCGCGCCCTCACCGAAAGCCCCACCCCGCCCCGGCCCGGCGAGCCGCTGCCGGTGCCCACCTCGCTGCGCGCCCTGGTGCTCAGCCGTCTGGACATGCTGTCGGTCGAGGCCCGCCGCACCCTGCTGGTGGCCAGCGCCGGTGCCCGCCCCACCCTGGCCCTGCTGCACGCGGCGGGGCGGGAGAACGCCGAGGCCGAGTGCGCCCAGGCCGCCGAACTCGGGCTGCTGGCCACGGAGTCGGACACACCCGCCGTACGCTTCGCGCACCCCCTCATCTCCGCCGCGCTGTACGCGGAGGCGCCCGCGCAGGAGCGGCGCGCCGCGCACGCGGCCCTGTCCACGGCCGCCTCCGACCCCATCGAGCGCGCCCGCCACCTCGCCCTCGCCACCACCGGGGCCGACCCGGAGGTCGCCGCCCGGCTCGCCGAGGCCGCCGCCCTCGCCCGGGACCGCGGCGCGCCCTCGGTCGCCGCCCAGCTGGGGCTGCTGGCCGCCCGGCACACCCCCGCCGACGGCTCCCCGAGCCCGCAGGAGCGGCGCCTGACGGCCGCCGAGGACGCCATCACCGCGGGCGAGGTGGACCTGGCCCGGGACATCGCCCGGGAGGTGCTGACCCGGGCGAGCGTGCCCGCCGAACGGGTGCGGGCCTGGATCATCGTCATCGACACCGCGGGCCACACCATGGCCGAGGTCGACGCCTTCTTCCCGCAGGCCCTCGCCGACGCCGGGGACGACCCCCGGCTGCTGGCCCTGGTCCACTACCAGCTGGGCTGGCGGGCGCTGATCGTGGAGGGCGACTTCACCGCGGCCCGCGACGCCGCCGCGCACGCCGCCGAGCTGGCCGCGCGCGGCAAGGACCGGCGCACCGAGCTGCTGGCCCTCGCCTTCCAGGCGCAGACCGAGACCCTGATGGGCCATCCGGAGGCGCCGCGCACCATCAAACGGGCCCTGCGCGAGCCCCAGGACCCCCGGGTGGCCTGGCACCACAACGGGGCGGGCAGCGCCCGGTTCCGCTGGCTGGTCATGGGCGACCAGCTGGCCGAGGCGCGGGCCACGGTCACCGGGCTGCTGCGCGAGGTGCGCCGGCGCGGCTCGGTGGAGAGCGAGGTGCACTTCCTGCGCGGCCTGGCCGAGACCGAACTGCGCGCCGGGCACTGCGGGCGCGCCCTCGACCTGGCCCGGGAGAGTCTGCGGCTCGCCCGGGACTCCGGGATCGGCGAGACCGCCTCGGCGATGCTGACCTCGCTCGCGGAGGCGTCCGGCGGGGACGTGGACCGGGCGCTCACCCTCGCCCGGGAGGCGGTGGAGCACGCCGAGGGGGACGGCGACCAGATGTATCTGTCCCGGGCCCTGGGCGCCCTCGGGTACGCCCAGTTGGTGGCCGGGGATCCGGCGGGCACCGTGCGCTCGCTGCGCCGGGTGCGCACCCTGGAGCTGGGCCTCGGCATCACCGACCCGGCGCGCGGCCGCTGGCAGGGCGATCTCGCCGAGGCGCTGGTCCGCACCGGTGAGCCGGCCGAGGCGCAGGACGTCATCGACACCGCCCGGGAGCACGCCCTCCGGCTCGGCCGGGAGAGCGTGCTCGCCGTCCTGGACCGCTCCGAGGCGCTGGTGCGCGCCGCCCAGGGCGCAACCGAGGCCGCGCTCGCCCAGCTGAGGTCCGCTCAGGACCGGCTGGGCAAGCTGGGTTACGGGCTGGAGGAGGCGCGGGCCGCGTTCGCGCTGGCCCGGCTGCGCGGCCGGCGCCCCGGGGCCGCGGCCTACGACGAGGCCACCCGGCTGTTCCGGCGCTGCCGGGCGCTGCCCTGGCTGCGCCAGGTGGAGGCGGCCCTCGCCACCCTCGACGCGGAACCGGCCCGGGCGGTGCGCGGCACCCTGGACGCGCTGGACGTGCTGGCCGCGATGGAGCGTCAGGTCGCCGCGCTGGTCATGGAGGGCGCCACCAACAGGGAGATCGCCGCCCGGCTGTTCATCAGCGTCAAGACCGTCGAGGCCACCCTGACACGGGTCTACCGGAAGCTGGGGATCCGGTCACGGGTCGACATCGTCCGATTGGCGGCAGGTCGGCGCGCGCACTGA
- a CDS encoding response regulator transcription factor — protein MTAQAVTVVEIRGALLSLRRATGLPVAFGGLVESGRPQVRISELSGTATAALRCLAVSSGSGLGGKAVALARPCAVTDYSSSRQISHEYDVPVAAEGIRSVLAVPVVVRRRVRGVLYGALRSAQPLGDRALGAAVAVARDVEQSLVVRDQARELLAAARPEPAGEVRAAAGTGPAAWEQVREAHAALRALAPRITDPVLRAELLAACGLLTAPRPADGPALAPRELDVLSWVAAGATNAAVAERLGLRPETVKGYLRSAMRKLGAHTRGEAVTAARRAGLLP, from the coding sequence GTGACAGCACAGGCCGTGACGGTGGTGGAGATCCGTGGGGCGCTGCTCAGCCTGCGGCGGGCGACCGGGCTGCCGGTCGCGTTCGGCGGGCTGGTCGAGTCCGGCCGGCCCCAGGTGCGCATCAGCGAGCTGAGCGGCACGGCCACGGCGGCGCTGCGCTGCCTCGCGGTGTCCTCCGGCAGCGGTCTGGGCGGCAAGGCGGTGGCGCTGGCCCGGCCGTGCGCGGTGACGGACTACTCCAGCTCCCGGCAGATCAGCCACGAGTACGACGTGCCGGTGGCCGCGGAGGGCATCCGCTCGGTGCTCGCGGTGCCGGTGGTGGTGCGGCGCCGGGTGCGCGGGGTGCTCTACGGCGCGCTGCGCTCGGCCCAGCCGCTCGGCGACCGGGCGCTGGGCGCGGCGGTGGCGGTGGCACGGGACGTGGAGCAGTCGCTGGTGGTGCGGGACCAGGCGCGGGAGTTGCTGGCGGCGGCCCGGCCCGAGCCGGCCGGCGAGGTGCGGGCGGCGGCCGGGACGGGGCCGGCGGCCTGGGAGCAGGTGCGCGAGGCGCACGCGGCGCTGCGGGCGCTGGCGCCCCGGATCACCGATCCGGTCCTGCGGGCCGAACTGCTCGCCGCCTGCGGGCTGCTGACCGCGCCGCGCCCGGCCGACGGGCCCGCTCTGGCGCCGCGCGAGCTGGACGTGCTGTCCTGGGTGGCAGCCGGTGCGACCAACGCAGCGGTGGCCGAGCGGCTGGGGTTGCGCCCGGAGACGGTCAAGGGTTATCTGCGCTCGGCCATGCGGAAGCTGGGCGCCCACACCCGGGGGGAGGCGGTGACCGCGGCACGCCGGGCGGGGCTGCTGCCGTAG
- a CDS encoding AMP-binding protein: MTTATDAFRNARDFLLAHREDYATAHDGFEWPRPEHFNWALDWFDVIAAGNDRTALHIVEEDSHETKLSFAELAERSDRVANWLRARGVAAEDRVLVMLGNQAELWETALAAMKLRAVVIPATPLLGPADLRDRVERGRIRHVIVRAEDAAKFDEVPGSYTRVRVGGDPREGWARYEEAYDASAEFTPDGPTRADDPLMLYFTSGTTARPKLVEHTHVSYPIGHLATMYWIGLKPGDVHLNISSPGWAKHAWSNLFAPWNAEATVFIFNYGRFDAARLMAEMDRAGVTTFCAPPTVWRMLIQADLGQLRTPPREVVAAGEPLNPEVIEQVRRAWGLTIRDGFGQTETAVQVSNSPGQRLKTGSMGRPSPGYRVELLDPVTGAPGAAEGEIALDLAARPVGLMAGYHGDPDRTAEAMAGGYYRTGDIAARDEDGYLTYIGRADDVFKASDYKISPFELESALLEHPAVAEAAVVPAPDELRLAVPKAYVVLAEGYEPGPDTAKVVFEHSRRVLAPYKRIRRLEFGALPKTVSGKIRRIELREATAQGSADEYREEDFR; the protein is encoded by the coding sequence ATGACGACGGCGACCGATGCCTTCAGGAACGCACGGGACTTCCTGCTGGCACACCGCGAGGACTATGCCACCGCCCACGACGGGTTCGAGTGGCCCCGGCCTGAGCACTTCAACTGGGCGCTGGACTGGTTCGACGTGATCGCCGCCGGCAACGACCGCACCGCGCTGCACATCGTGGAGGAGGACAGCCACGAGACGAAACTGTCCTTCGCCGAGCTGGCCGAGCGCTCGGACCGGGTCGCGAACTGGCTGCGCGCGCGGGGCGTCGCCGCCGAGGACCGCGTGCTGGTCATGCTCGGCAACCAGGCCGAGCTGTGGGAGACCGCGCTGGCCGCGATGAAGCTGCGCGCCGTCGTCATCCCGGCCACCCCGCTGCTCGGCCCCGCCGATCTGCGCGACCGCGTCGAGCGCGGCCGGATCAGGCACGTGATCGTCCGGGCCGAGGACGCCGCCAAGTTCGACGAGGTGCCCGGCTCCTACACCCGCGTCCGCGTAGGCGGCGATCCGCGGGAGGGCTGGGCGCGGTACGAGGAGGCGTACGACGCCTCCGCGGAGTTCACGCCCGACGGCCCGACCCGCGCCGACGACCCGCTGATGCTCTACTTCACCTCCGGCACCACCGCCCGCCCCAAGCTGGTCGAGCACACCCATGTCTCGTACCCCATCGGCCACTTGGCCACCATGTACTGGATCGGTCTCAAGCCCGGGGACGTCCACCTGAACATCTCCTCGCCCGGCTGGGCCAAGCACGCCTGGTCCAACCTGTTCGCCCCGTGGAACGCCGAGGCGACCGTCTTCATCTTCAACTACGGCCGGTTCGACGCGGCCCGGCTGATGGCCGAGATGGACCGCGCCGGGGTGACCACCTTCTGCGCCCCGCCGACCGTGTGGCGCATGCTCATCCAGGCCGACCTGGGGCAGCTGCGCACCCCGCCGCGCGAGGTGGTGGCCGCGGGCGAGCCGCTCAACCCCGAGGTCATCGAACAGGTGCGGCGCGCCTGGGGGCTGACCATCCGGGACGGCTTCGGCCAGACCGAGACCGCCGTCCAGGTCTCCAACAGCCCCGGCCAGCGGCTGAAGACCGGCTCCATGGGCCGCCCCAGCCCCGGCTACCGCGTGGAGCTCCTCGACCCGGTCACCGGCGCGCCCGGCGCCGCGGAGGGCGAGATCGCGCTGGACCTCGCCGCGCGCCCGGTCGGTCTGATGGCCGGCTACCACGGCGACCCGGACCGCACCGCCGAGGCCATGGCGGGCGGCTACTACCGCACCGGCGACATCGCCGCCCGCGACGAGGACGGCTACCTGACCTACATCGGCCGTGCCGACGACGTCTTCAAGGCGTCCGACTACAAGATCAGCCCGTTCGAGCTGGAGAGCGCGCTGCTGGAGCACCCGGCGGTGGCCGAGGCGGCCGTCGTGCCCGCCCCGGACGAACTGCGGCTCGCCGTGCCCAAGGCGTACGTCGTGCTCGCCGAGGGCTACGAGCCCGGACCCGACACCGCCAAGGTGGTCTTCGAGCACTCCCGCCGGGTGCTCGCCCCCTACAAGCGCATCCGCCGCCTGGAGTTCGGCGCGCTGCCCAAGACCGTCTCCGGCAAGATCCGCCGCATCGAACTGCGCGAGGCCACCGCCCAGGGTTCGGCGGACGAGTACCGCGAGGAGGACTTCCGGTGA